Genomic DNA from Cydia amplana chromosome 9, ilCydAmpl1.1, whole genome shotgun sequence:
CGACCTCACTTAGAATCGTTCGTTTGGTACACGGTTGATTCGAAGGTTGGACGTTAAAAACGAACGAGTCTGAAGCGGGTTCCCATTTAAGGCCAAGGACCTTAACGGTGGTGTCTTCGGCTTCGGTAAATGCGATGGCGTCCGAAAGACACATTTCTGAGGGCAAATCTCTAAGAAGTTCGGGTCGATTGCTTACCCATTTTCGTAGCTCGAAAGCGCCGAGCTTGAATAGTGCGATAACCTGTGACTTGATGTCACAAGCGTCATCCAGCGAAGAACTTCCGGTAACGACGTCATCGACGTAAATATCGGAAGTTAGAACGGTTTTGGCCTTCGGGTACTTATGACCTTCATCGTTGGCCAATTGCTGGATCGTTCGGCAAGCAAGAAACGGAGCCGAGGAGACCCCGTACGTTACGGTGTTCAATACGTATTCCTGAAGAGGCTCATCTGGGTGAGCTCGCCAGAGAATACGCTGGTAATCCCGGTGATGCGGAGCAACGTTAATTTGACGGTACATTTGGCGCACGTCGGCCATAAAGACCACTTCGTGCTCCCGGTAATGAAGAAGAATCTCCGCAATGTTGGATTGTAACTTTGGGCCTGTTAATAGCGAGTCGTTAGCAGGCACCAAAGTCATGTGACCACTTTCGATGTAGTCGGTCATGAAATCAACATATTGTTGTTTCAAGTCTGAATCACGAGAAAGGCGCTTTTCGATAGCATGGAAGCGTCGTAACGCTATCTCCCGAGAGCCTTCAAACACAGGCTCAGCGTTATCTTTGAAGGGGAGACAGACGACGTACCTACCAGTCTCGTCACGGTAATGCTCGTTTGTGAAACTATTTTCACAGAGCTGTTCATCTGGGGTTAATCGGGAAGAATGTGGAACGGTATCGATTTCCCAGAAGCGTTGAACGATATTGTTTAAGCTGTCATCCTTATTAGGTGTAGGTACACTTAATAAAGACGACGATGCTAGTCGGATTCTTCCGACAATCAGCCATCCGAAGACAGAGTTGAGAGCACGCGGTTTATTGACGCAGCGTTTCAAACGTTGGTCGAGAAGTGACTCAGCAAAGACATCGGCAGCGAGCAAGACATCAATTGGACCAGGAATATCAAAACCAGGATCAGCTAACGGTAATGTTTTGAGTTCTTCCCATCCACTCGTATTGAGTCTTCCGATTGGTTGTTCATCACAAATGTGCGGTGAAACAAACATTTCCAGGCGAAAATGTACGGTATCCTTGGCACCTATATCGCATGTGACCTTGCCAGTCACTGTTGCGGGTGCACCTCCTAGGCCGCAGGGCCCCTCACTAGTCGGTGTAGGCTCCAACTTTAGCCGTTGAGCCGCTTGTGTAGTGAGAAGATTGTTTTGACTCCCGGCGTCCAATAACGCCCGGAATGTCTGAAACTCGCCTGAAGCATCACGAATTTGGACGAGCGCGGTTGCCAGTAGCACGGTCGTATTCGAAGGTGAATTGGACGGAGTCAACGATTCTTTAGCCAGTAAGACGACTGAGCTTGATTTTTCACCAGAAGGTTCAGAATTGCTGGCAGCTTGTTCCCGGTGCAACAGAGTGTGGTGCTTCCGCTTGCATTTCTGACAAGAGAATATCGATGTGCATTGTCGCACTGAATGAGACGCGTTAAGACAGTTGTAGCACCATTTCCTCTCCGTGGTAATAGCCATTCGTTCATCCACCGATTTAGCTATAAAGTCCTTGCAGGCTGATATGTTGTGCTCTTCACCACAGAAGGAACATTTTCGGACAACTTTCGGAGTTCCCGAAACTTTCGGTTTCACCTCTTGTTTGTCACCACCCTTTGGAAGGGGGTTCACGGTAGGAGAGAGGAGTGTATGCGTGACGCTATGTCGCTTCGGTTTCTGTAAAGTTCCCGTTGCCTCTTTAGAAGTATTCGCGTTTTTAGAAGTAACGGCGGTAAAGTGCGTATCGCGCAACAAAGCTTCGCTTTTCGCGTGTAAAAATGCCCTAATTTGCTTGTACTGAGGCATCTCCACGTTGGTGTGTTTCTCCTCAAACTCGCGTCGCAGCTTTGTATCTAACTTGGCTAGAATATTATAACACAGGACAAAGTCCCAATGTTCGGTCGGTAACTTCAACTGTTTTAAAATAGTTAGATTTTCATCGATTGTATCTAGCGCGTGTCGAAAATCTTGAGCGCTAGTCGTTTTAAAACTGACATCTAAAATGTCACGCCAACACGTAAAAGCTAAGTCGCGTTTGTCCTCGTAACGGGACTTGAGAGCCTCGTATGCACTTGAATAATGTTCACTTGCAACAGGAAACGTTCTGATTAACGATAAAGCGTCACCGCGTAAAACGGAcactaaataatgaaatttctcaATTTCACTCAAAAGGGTCGATTCGtgaataagcgcattgtaagtcGCGATGAACTCGGGCCATTCCTTAATAGTACCCGAAAAGGTCGGTAGCGAAATTTTTGGAAGTCGCATATTACTACTATGCGAACCCGGTGTTATGTCCTGTCTCGAAATACCCGGTTGTTGAGACGAACACGGTGAAAATTTACGCTGTAAGGCCACTACGTTAAAATACGCTTCGTCGAATCGTTCCTGAATTTCGTTCTCACTGTCGTCGACCTCACCATCCCCTAATAGATCCGAAATGATAAGATGAGACTCTTGAAAACTATCAGCGATATTTTTTATCTCCTGACAATATGAAAGAAATAATTCAACTTGTGAATCATCGGTATTGGCTAAGGTCCCTATTTCCAAAGCCTTCGCTATACGGTTAtacgctatagttcgtttacGTCGTAAACTCGGTAAGTTGTTGACAGTGTAAGTTGTATCGGTACCTTTTTTACCTACACTGGATTTAGATTTACGCCTTGTTAGGTAAGACATTGTTTAAGGTTAGAAAACAATGTTTACTAAATACGCAATAATATACGCTAAAACAACAAGCTCGTATTTAAAAACACTATACGTTATCAGTGATAGCACAATAAAAACAGCGTCGATGTTTGTATAATGCGGCAACTATTAAAACCGGCACCCCGAGTTCGCGGAATTAATTTAGTAAAATTAATCAATTTAGTCAATTTATACGAAAATGAACTCAAAAGGCACTCGGTACGGTTATCGATAATCGGTAaagtcgatagaaaataaaatgaaagaaagtccagtataaaaatgttataacaCGAAATTAATTTGAGAAATCCGGAACTACTAAagttaatacctaattaaacgtTTACAATACCTATCTTCCGTTAAAGTTATTAATACGATAAGTTGGATTTCCaaaatataattacaatttCCAATACGGTAAGTCGAGCGGtaagaaataagaaaattagTCGAGTTATACGAATTCCGAACACCTGTGTATAAAACACGCTCAAGACCCGAGTCGCCGTATGCTACGCCTCGGACGTGGGGTCAAGTTATGTGGTTCTTTGAACAAAGGGAGAAGACCAACGAAACGCGTGATTGAACTACGTACAAAACTCCGTAAGACGGAGGTCTCGTTACACTGGGAAGTTAATTCTCAGAATACCCGTAGGTAGGAAATATTGTACCTAAGTTGTAGTTTTCGTTACAAAATTAtaggattaggtacttaacaattcggttataaaacttataaatgatTCGGTATATTTCAATAGTTTTAGTGAAATGATTAAGCAGTTTTAAATTCGGTAGACGCTGGAGTAAGCGAGACAACATGAACCAAAGACTATGATTTTAACTTCGTAATTACGCGATAGATTGACGTTGCAATTCGTTTACACGGTAGGAAAGGATATTAAACGAGTATTAACGACAATGTTAGAAGGTTACGAAGTGAAATTGGTACTTGGTAGGCCGAGTGTGAATAGAGGTCAAAAGGTCGTTCCCGGGTTTCGGCACCAACATATGTTGCAAAATGGCGCGGTTTTGGTATGAGATGCAATGCCAATTCACAACATTCAGGATCGAGCATAAATATCTATACTCGCCGGTAATAAACGGTACAATACGATAAAATAACCAAAGGATATCACGCACTGGACTGACCTTATGCTGCAGCAATGGCGGAATCCTCTCGATGCGACTGGTTCTTCTTTTACGTTCAGCACCTTTTCTTCTTTCACACACCGGCCGGCGGTACGTTAAATAGTCTTAGGCCTTTTGTCACGCACGATATATCACTAAAACACTTAGTTTTGGAGGCTTAAAACATATAAAGCGATTTAAATCAATAGCGGTCGATACGCATGCCGCGGCGTCTCGCTAGTTCTCCTTTTTGCCAACAGAGGCGCTGCTGAGGCGTTGTCCTTAGCGTGTCGTCCGAGCAGTTTCGGACGATCCTATTGGCTAAAATGTCAATATTGTATCGTTGTGAAGTGCGTTTTGGCTTTGCATCGATAAACGGTAGAAGCGCGCGGAATTTtgattaattacttaaaaactaaacggtAAGAACGGaacattttaagtttttttttcatgttagcTGGTAGAGTTGACTTATTGGTGATGATTTGGAATCATAAATTCGCACTTTGTGTTTCACTAAGTAGCAAAGTTTtttaaaccctcgcaacgcttaaGATTCCACTTTACGAACCACCATGCTACATGTTCGTGATTAAATTTTGAAATCTTTCGCTAGCACGAGGAGTAAAATAAGAACTTTGCCTCCTTGTATAGTAACAAATAACTACTTTCTGACTCGAGCACTAAGGATACCTGGCACCCTGCGGAGTACTTCCCCCATATACGAGTATGAATCCTTTACTCAGGATCGTCCGTCCAGGACAGCCCTtaagaataacaaaaaaaatatcattagaaataaatgaaataatactcgagcgcgtcagattatgATAAggtgaaataattaataattaagtgTTGAAAAGTGTCCatttcaataataatagcgtaacatgaggttgtattgtatttatattttattttggaagCTTCGCTTTAATTCATCAAatcagtaggtaaataattatagcTTTACCACTTAATTCAAGCTGTTGGCAATCAAATTGTACGGTGACTTTCTTAACTTCGTTTCGGTATTATATTATCAATTAACCGGTCTTCATTTGTTACAGATGAATCCAAAAGCTGTAGTGGATTGACTTCAGTATTTCGGATGAACGTGGATGCCTGCGGGCGACTCTGGGTTCTAGATTCCGGTCAAATTGACTCTCAAGACAGCCCGAAGCAGTTATGTCCTCCCAGTATAGTCGTCTTTGACTTGAGAACAGACACACTCATCGCTAGGtataaaattccaaaaaaatatgtactacAAGACTCACTCTTCGCTAACATTATCGTGGACACTCGCACTAAAGACTGCTCGGATCTACACGTCTACATAGCAGATACTTGGCGGTTCGGACTTCTAGTGTTCAGACAAAGTGATGCTACTTTTTGGAGATTCTCTAATCCTATTTTTTATCCCGACCCACTCGCCTCCAACTATACACTTCACGGCCTCAATTTTCAATGGGCAGATGGCATTTTTGGGCTAGCGCTGTCGCCTTTGGACTCTTTTGGTAACCGACTGTTATTTTTCCATGCCATGTCGAGTTATAGAGAATTCTTTGTGTCCACAACGGTTTTACGACAGAGCGTGCGGGTTAATGATAGTTCGTCAGATTTTCATCTAGTCGGCGAGAGCAGAGGTCTATCTGGACAGTCATCGGCTTCTGCTATAGACAGGCGTGGCGTCATGTTCTTCGGTCTGGTCTCCCGAGATAGTATGGGCTGTTGGGATACTCAAAAGCCTTATAACAAAAGGTCGATGGGGGTGGTGGCTGAGAACACAGAGACACTTATATTTCCTAACGATATAAAAGTTGACCAAGAGGAGCAGCAAAGTGTTTGGGTGATATCGAATCGTCTGCCAATGTATCAAGCGGGTCCTTTGAATCCTTACGACTACAATTATCGTATTCTATATGCCGACACAACAGAAGCGACAAAGCAGACCGTCTGCGATCCCGACGTGCAGTTGCCTACGCTCAGCTATAGGAGATTAAATGATATTCCCATATCACCAATAAAACAGCATTGATTTGTCGGTAGTACATAAATCTTGATAGATTAAAATTGGATGATATAAAATACTACAGCGacaatgtttttaaataattttacttaatgtaatatttttatcatttttctatatatttttaattcttaAATCTGATTCTGTACGCTGTTAATAATTATGTGATTGTGATTTACGTATTTTCAAATTAGATATTTGATACGGTAGTCAAACCGAAtaccttaatttatttgtttgaatttgttgtataatgcatatttttttattgcagtttatattttaaaacgtaatgtaatgtattataaataataataataaattatgtttacaaTGTAATACAGCCCGACCGAGGCATTGGATCCACGATTTAATCCCATACTCGTATgaaagattaaattaaattaatggaTCCTCCGTACTCTAAATATTTATCCAGGTTTTTGTAAATAGATATGAACATTCTAGACAATCCgtttatacaaaaaatatttttgatctcTTTAATAAGAACATGACTCAAATGAACAATTGAACAACGCCTAACTCACACattgcttgtaaaaataaataggcgTTATACATTTTCTATTGGCTCTCGTAGATTGTTTTGATCGCAATAGTTAATTAAATTACTAACAACAATCGTAGTTTGTAACAATgggataaaaatatattatataacaagAATTTATTGTATAAACCTAATGCTCTTATAATATTAGCTCATGTTTTGTTAtcctacaaataataaaaataaaaccagaatcattaaattaataaacgagTTTACTTTGTATTATTGTTGAAAGTAAAAATTACTCTTTACCCCCCCTTACCCCCACCTATTAACTAACTTAGTCCTAGTTTACCACGTCTGTTAAATAACTAACTAGTTATTTATGAGGAATACTTGTGCAATATTAGTGATTTGTATGTGTCTCAGCATGTattggtttattattatttgaatcaGGTTGGGTACCTAatgtatatttgtataggtacctacctaccttacctacatTCATTCGGGTTAATGAATGTAGAGACTACTCGTATACTTAATAGATATAATTTgatgtgtgtatgtgtgcggACATATTAACGATGATATTTTTTAGATATTTATGATGGGCTGCTCAGCTCGCCACATGGCAacgagaaaaacaaaaaaaatcaatactTTTGTTTCTTTCGTTGCGatgtttatttataggtataataaaatttgTACTCCATTTAGAAGGACGAATATTATCTCTTTTTTtcaatacttatttttaaagaccgtTGTTTTTTAAGGTTCTTGTTTCCCACTATAaagttataaacgtcatattcaTATCTTCATAAGTATCGTATGTTGTTTCAGGTGGCACTTTCACTCTGTCACTGATCTGTGAAGAGTTAGCTAGGTCCGACTCTATCAAAACGTATGAAATTTTTGATATTATATGATTATATGAGTACTTTAAAAAAAGGTTAATCATGAATCGTGCTTACAGCTaattaaaattacctacttatacataattcttctgccaaaccacaatgtggtttgttggcagacgagggtCTTATAAATGTATGTAAACTAGGTAGTATATATCTACCTTAAACTTATCTACTTAACCCTTCACCGCATACGCAGCCCTATATGGCAGTTATCATTTTCAACTCTATTGATATGATAACTACTAAAGTTAATTTTCAAACACATTATTTTATATGAGatgaagtaaggggttaactcgataATATGAACGTACAGTACTTATACACACACAGTACAGTAGTCTTATACTTAGCTGTAGTCTAGTGAATTCAGTTGGTCACCCAAaccattaaataacaaaaagtgTGTACACCCGTGTAAATGTTGTAAAACAAATTCTCCGTCAATCATCATTAACATTATGTTAAATAGGCAAGTATcgtaacttttttttacacATCGACACCTAATAAAGAAGTTGCTGATCTACGTGTGTTAAATATCCACCCGCCGGCTATACATTCGGGTGACCGCGGCTGTAGCATTCATAAAGGAGCCACACCACCTGATGAACAGACGTGTGCTAACAGTTCCCTTGAGgatataatatttaaggtaAGAAACATACACGGAAAgtaaaaactatttaaatacCATAATAtgaataaagtaggtatttttaaattGTAGAAACGCGAAACAATGTTAAAATACATTTCTgataactatttaaaaaatgGGGGATCTCCTTTAAAATTATCTGCTACTaattaaattatcatttttgatattttgttcAGCAATAAAaggatacctatattttattgaGTGTGGAAAATAATGTGCTAAATTGTTGTTATCATTCGTGATTTAGTAATAAATGTGTTACGAAGACCACAAAGACAAGTCTGTGGGCATCATATGATATTAATAGTAACAACCTTTATAAAGGTTATAAAGTTATCAATctcaaaacattttcaaaaagcacacagtttatttatttatttgccgaCAATAGAGCCGATACGATACGAACCATTTTAACTACTTACAAACACGTACGACATGTTAGCTTTgaagttaagtaggtatttaaaaaaattaaacctgTACCCAATATAAGTTACACTTAGGACACATTAACATGTTTctaaatatttatacttattttgttgttttgttgtaaCCATACTTGTTTTGTTGTATTTTTGCAACCTTGcttctgtcaactttttgttcataTAACGCTTAAACCACAACTCAAAATGACCACGAAATTCAGATCAGTAGTTAATTAAGTCACTGGTCAATGTTGTGTCATGTCATGTCAACAGGAAATACGATCGACTTATTGCCCGAAGTCTTTCTCGCACTTTGGCAAATCTTAATACTTTAGAACAAGACGAATATTTTTTCTGTCATAAAGTGCATCGTTCGTGCTACTTGAGCTACTATGAATTCCACAGTGTCCACCGGTTGTCCTTTTGCTGAAGGACATTcttaattatgtatattgtacTACGTTGATTTTATGTATATAGTAGTGGAAGTTTAATCAAATCAAACGTTAAATACATATGCCGTTTAAATCTGATGAACCTGAAGCAAACCTACCTAGCTGTGCCTATAGAGGTCATAAAGCTTCATATCTATAATTTGCATGGTGGATGTATGCTTGTTTCTTAAATTACTAGCCACTTGTGGTGTACCTTAAGAGACGTCCGGTTGTTGGTGCGCTGAGGCAAAAACCTTCCTTAGGGAAGTAGGTCGCCGCCTGCaagaaaggggccttgacccgcgctccgggtttttcctggtgcaaaggctgtccatcgcaattcaacgcggtaacgcagcgagtgtgatgggcacctttgcaccgggggtagcgcggggaggccttttatattccttgttttattttagatatatttaggattgttagttttaatttagtattattcatagttgtatttagttcataagttatttatttgtctttttactgtatttttcaatgaaataaactttaacctattagggtgaccataagacatctatTAGTTGAAGTAATCATCTTGGTGCACGTAACTAATTATCTTACGCTTACGTCTTACAGAAAATAGGTAAGACCGCCGAGATTACGGTAACTTGTGTAACTACTAGTAACTCTGCATGGAGATCTACAAATAGgtacaaatatattatgttcCAGAACTAAGTGTTCATGTTTGTCAATTAGAACACACACCtttaatttggttttattcGCTTTAATAGGTAAGTTTTTTTATCGCCAAATGAGATTAGAAGtcaaaaagtacctacctacgtctaaaaaaattaaaacgttacAAATTATGATTCCAGATGAAGGGACGCACGATACTGCTGATAGGACTGCTAGCGGGTGTGGCGGGCAGTGGCTATGCCAGTGATGACAGTTCCACTGCCCATCGGAAAGCCAAGGGTATAGGTACCCTGTTCCGCTGGAAGCAAATCGACTTCGAATATGAAAATTTACAGGCAAGAAAAGCTGCTATCGACAGTGGGTGAGTACAGTCAGAAGCATAAGTattcatataataaataagaaaaaaatatcagtgGCAATCACAAATTTGAATAACAAAAAGCAGGAGAAACAAATGATTAGTGTACATCACGAAATGCAcacaactcagcataatgctagctttGAAACCAGCGCTGGTattccgtagggcccattcaGTGATGCCACGTACGACCAATAACACTTAAAGATACATATCGTTGTCTCATTGGGTGGATCACATTCGGAAAATCGCAAAGCGCTTCTGTATGAGAcaagctcaggaccgggataaatGGTCTATtacacgaagagaggcctatgttTAGCAGTGGGCGACaggaggctaaaatgatgatgatgatgaaggtacggaaccctccattATGCGTAgcccgacacgcacttggccggttcttataatttatagatatatttatagattttttacattaatatattttactatTAACTACTGAATTGTAACCGCTTACCTAACCGCTGCAAAGGTTACAATTTACTTCTTGATCAACGAATTCGATTTCCATATATTCCGCAGCGATATCTATCCACTTGAACAAAGACTAAGCCGATTACTTACGCAATATACACATAACCAAACTAGTTCTTGACGTATGACATACATTTTCTAGGCGGTTCAACCAAACGAACGTAATAACCCTGGGCGTGGAGCGGTGGAAGGACCGCGTGTTCGTCAGCACGCCTGCATGGAAGAAGGGCGTGCCGGTGACGCTCTCGTCCGTCCCGATCGCGGGCTCTAATGAATCGCCGCTTTTGAAACCTTACCCTAACTGGGACTGGCATAATGCGGGTATGTAATCTAGCCCAGGTAATATTTATTGGCCATTGATTATCTTAAGTATAGGGTTGCATCCGAggcattatgaatttatgagaTATCACATTTGCCGACTCTACTATGGaaacaggtaggtatatagCACTTTGAAAACAATTAGAATAATTTTAGCACTTAAACTTAAAaacaaatgtgacgttccacggcaaaaggtaccttgtggcacttggcgcttacgtcgcatagcgccgcaataataatagcgcgcggcggcggagcggcgttaataatagcgtaagcgccataggccataaggtacctttatccgtgggacgtcacaaatgaaAGAAGATTACCGGATCACATTCTCAGAATAACCTTGTACGAGGGCAGTTAAAGAAGAGTAAATACTTATATTCAttgtaaatgtaaatttttaccttaaggggacggtatatgacgttttcgatttagacctcactttgtgcaatcaatttgttcaatgaatgattaataactgcattaaattatacgccaatctgttcacgaagaagccgtgtaccggctcttcacgccatatttttttttatttcctgtaattctctacaaatcgacactaaaagtgtccaaaaatcaaaatatggagttccgtttgagcaagacgcattacagttttgtctttgacagtaattgagttgttgtgggattttgaaggctagataactaaactaccagattattatctacttatatttttactcacaaatacaacacagaaattcaatcccaaatgtaaactttcgtataatttccatacattgacgacatcactcaaaactcttcttcgagtcagatggccgttggccttgcatcgaagcagacgtgtacatcgtcatagctcgtttttgacattaataaagacatttcatcatatacgcatacgaaaatgtataccagtagataaattgtatttcataaaatagggtaaataaatataatcacgtcgagctccagtcaaattttaaatgtgagttgttgttatttacgggtcgtaacggtcgaaaacagcagtaaattatcctaaaacaatacgattacaatcgaatttaagtaacttgttccttcaaaacccgcttaaaatgaaaaaagtttaaagactcgttttactgattgggattgattttcattatgctggtatcaattttgcgtcattataaaaatgtatatgacttctgtacgtcaatgactttggatgtcaattaattgtaatcttgtatttatgttagagaatattatatgttcatttaaatattactcatctattaatacgaagcgtaattcgtttaatacctaaagacttgcagtgtctaca
This window encodes:
- the LOC134651064 gene encoding protein yellow-like; amino-acid sequence: MAVSHQWFIQWSPPSMIFADITSQYNNVNERFNTFDHDRTKWEVNSEDIQTKPVYEYEPEESDYGYDTEEKVRNGATQAAGLTLWLTMLGLARAQSIPADYDTPPFSTLYKWKRVDFEFPSAMHRQHAIATGKYVPANVLPLGLEVYGSRVWVTLPAWRRGVPATLATVPRSGGVTSPLLRPYPDWSFHRAFANESKSCSGLTSVFRMNVDACGRLWVLDSGQIDSQDSPKQLCPPSIVVFDLRTDTLIARYKIPKKYVLQDSLFANIIVDTRTKDCSDLHVYIADTWRFGLLVFRQSDATFWRFSNPIFYPDPLASNYTLHGLNFQWADGIFGLALSPLDSFGNRLLFFHAMSSYREFFVSTTVLRQSVRVNDSSSDFHLVGESRGLSGQSSASAIDRRGVMFFGLVSRDSMGCWDTQKPYNKRSMGVVAENTETLIFPNDIKVDQEEQQSVWVISNRLPMYQAGPLNPYDYNYRILYADTTEATKQTVCDPDVQLPTLSYRRLNDIPISPIKQH